The window AGCGAACCCGGTCAGGAAGAGCAGCAGCCCGATGCCCGACGGCAGCGGCTCGGCCGACGTGGTTAGCCCCACCAGCCCCAGCGCCACCAGACCCACGATGGCCGGCTCCAGATAGCCGGCGGTTTCGGGCACGACGGCCGGCAACAAACCCGGCGCGCGCCAGACCCAGACCGTGGCGACGATGGCCAACACGGCCGCCGCCAGACGCACCACGGCGCGATTGGTGACGGCAAAGCGGCCGACACGGCGCGAGCGCGCCAGCCCCAGCCGCGCCATTTCCTCGGCCGACAGCCCGGCCGGCGGGCGGCCCCAATTCACCTGCCAGGCCGTGACCAGCAGCATGGCGCTGACGAACAGCCCGGCCAGCGTATAGACGACGGCCAGCCGCGGATCGAGTACATCGACGAACAGCAGCCCGGCCAGCAGGTAATGGACGAAGACGCCCAGAATGGCCGGCCGCATGTCCCAAGCGACGACGGCCACGAAGGCCGCGCCCAGCAGCACGACGACCGACGGCATACCCCGCAAAAAGGCCAATTGGTCGAGCAGATCGAAGATTGTCATGGCGTTCAGGCCAGCCACAGCAGCAGGAGCAACAGCCCCAGCAGCCATAGCAGACCATACTCTCCTTCCAGGATCGCCAGCGCGTCGCCCAGGGCCTCGTAGGTGGCCCGGCCCGCCTGACGGGCGCGTTGAGTGAGGCGTGTCGCCGCCGGCGGCGGCAACGTCGCCGCCTCGCGCAGCAGGCCGCCCAGCGTCTCCGGGGCTGGCGCGAAACGGCCCAGCAACAGACCGGCCATAATGGGTAGCCCAATTGCTACCCAGACGACCACCCCCAGGCCGAGCGCGGCCGTATTGAAATGGACAAGACCGGCCAGCAGCGGCAACTGCGCCAAGCCGCGCAGCCACCCGATGCGACCGGCCGGCGCGCCGTCGTTTATTAATAATCGCGCCACGCCGAAGAGTGTCGCCAGCCATATCGTCAGCAGGATGACGGTGACGGCCAGCAATACCCAGCCGCCGGACGCCAGCCATGCCTCGTACAGCGGCGCGAGGACGCCGGAGCCGACCGTCAACGGCAGCCCGGCCACGGCCAGCAAGACGGCCGCCACGGCAATGGCTTGCGGGGTAATGGCCCAACGAACGCGCGTAACGGTGCCTTCGGACGGGCGCAGGGCATTAGCGACGACCAGCAGTGCCGGGGCGAAGACCGCCAGCCGCGCCGCCGGCAGCAGCGCTGCCGGGCCGGCCCAGACCGCGGCCGTCAGGAGCAGCCCACATAGGGCCAAACCCAACGCCTGCGGCAACCGCTCCGGCCACTGATACCAGGCGCGCCACAAGCCGATGACCAGCCCCAGCAGGCCGAGCGCGGTGGCCGCGGCCACGGCCGCGCCGGAGGGGACGACCCCCCGCAGCGCGGCAAGCAAAACCGCCGCCCCGGCCACCAACGGCAGCCCGCCGCGCAACAGGTCTAACGCTGTTTTCTCGCTGGCCGTAAGGTTGCCGGGCGGTTGGACGCAGAACAGGAGCACGGCGGCCAACAGGCTGAACGGCAGCGCCGCTGTGGGCAGCACCCCGGCCAGCCACAGGCTAAAAAGCGCCGGGGCAAAGGGCAGCGCCGGGATCAGGCGGCGGCCGAGATCGTCCGGCCCACGGCTGCGGTCGAAGGCGATGGATGCGGCCCAGACCAGCGCCAACAAGCCCAGCCCCAACACCCGCGTCCAGGCGTCGGCCGCCCAGACCACCGGCAGCGCCGCCGCCGCCAGCGCGAATAGCCACACGGGTTGCTGTTCGTCGCCGTTGCGGCGATGCAGCGCGAAATGGGCGACAGCGGCCAGCAACAGCAGCAGCGTGATGCCGGTCAATTGCCAGGCCGGTTCGTCGATGGCCCATTGACGCCCGGCAAAGGCCCAGGCTGTGGTGGCCGAGGCGGGGCGCGCCAATAGCCAGAGGATGAAGACGGCCGCCGGCAGGGCGAGGATCATCGCCCAGGTGAACCGGGGCCGGCCGCGAATGACCGCCAACAACCCGGCGGCCACGACCAGCGCCACCCACAAAACGGCATAGGCTGCAAAAGACATAGAGGAGCGATTCTAGACCCGATGCGCGCCACAGGCAACGCCACTTCAGAAAGGCGTAAGGTTCAGGACAAAGACAGGCGGCGCTTAGTTGGCGGTGATGACGGGCGCGAACTCAGGCCAGGCGACCGGCTGTGGGGGCTTGGGCCGTCCGGCCGGCACGTCGGCGCGTCCCAGCGCCGCCAGGATGGCCGGCAATTGCTGCCGCGTCGCCTCCTCGCCCAGGGTGATCAGCCGTTGGTAGTCCGAGAATTTGAAGTAGGAGCGCCCCTCCATGTGGGGGACGATGAGGGCGTCGCATTCGTTGCTGCCCTGGCCGGCGTGGCGCACCAGCGTCTCGACGGCGGCCAGCCCCTGACCGAGCGGCCCCAGATAGCGGCGCAGGGCGGGCATGAAGATGTCGACGCCGATGACGTAATCCGCGCCCAGCAGCCGGGCCACGTCGGCCGGGATGTTGTCGGTGATGCCGCCGTCGACCAGCTTACGGCCGTCTAGCTCGACCGGCGGGACGAAGCCGGGCACGGAGCAACTGGCGCGGATGGCCGTGCACAGCCGCCCCTTGTCGAGCACCACGCGCTCACCGGATACCAGGTCGCTGGCGACGGCGGCGAAGGGGATAGCCAGATCGCCGACGTCGAATTCGCCGATGGTGTCGATGAGCCATTGCTCCAGGCGCATGAAGGTGACGAAGCCGCCGGCCGAGAGCAGCGGCCGGGACACCTGCCACCAGCCGGTGCGGGCGGCGATATCGTGCAGGTCGTCGATGCCCAGCCCGGCGCAGTAGGACGCGCCGATGATGGCCCCCATACTGGTGCCGGCGATGCAATCGATGGGCACGCCCGCCTCTTCCAGCACTGACAGGACGCCGATATGGGCCAGTCCGCGGGCCACCCCGCCACCCAACGCCAACCCCACGCGCAAGCGGCCGTTGCTGCTACTCATCGTTCTTTCCCTCTATTCCGGCCGGCCGAGAGCACTGATTCCATGCCCTCTTCTTAATCTGTGAAATCTGCGAAATCTGTGGTTCCTTCTTATGCCGGCCACTCGGTATCGACCTTCATCGCGCAGCCCACCAACTCTGTCGCCGCCTTGGGCGACTTGAGGACGGTCATCATATTGCCCTTCAGCTTGAGCTGGCCGGTCATGATGCCGCGAATCGGGTCGATCTTCTTCTCCATGACCTTGCGCCAGACGTCGATCGGTGCGCGCAATTCAAAGGCCACGGATTTGGAAGTCGGGTCATCGACCATGTAGGCGTCGCGGGCCTTGCCGTGCCACAGGTCGAGATACAAATAGGTATCCTTCGCCATTCCCGGCCCGGCGGTGGTGATGAAGTAGAAATCACCTTCCCAGTGGGACGCGGCCTTGGCATAGG is drawn from Candidatus Promineifilum breve and contains these coding sequences:
- a CDS encoding patatin-like phospholipase family protein, with the protein product MSSSNGRLRVGLALGGGVARGLAHIGVLSVLEEAGVPIDCIAGTSMGAIIGASYCAGLGIDDLHDIAARTGWWQVSRPLLSAGGFVTFMRLEQWLIDTIGEFDVGDLAIPFAAVASDLVSGERVVLDKGRLCTAIRASCSVPGFVPPVELDGRKLVDGGITDNIPADVARLLGADYVIGVDIFMPALRRYLGPLGQGLAAVETLVRHAGQGSNECDALIVPHMEGRSYFKFSDYQRLITLGEEATRQQLPAILAALGRADVPAGRPKPPQPVAWPEFAPVITAN
- a CDS encoding SCP2 sterol-binding domain-containing protein, translated to MGIKFATDEWGKALMEAVNSSEAYAKAASHWEGDFYFITTAGPGMAKDTYLYLDLWHGKARDAYMVDDPTSKSVAFELRAPIDVWRKVMEKKIDPIRGIMTGQLKLKGNMMTVLKSPKAATELVGCAMKVDTEWPA